Proteins co-encoded in one Plectropomus leopardus isolate mb chromosome 14, YSFRI_Pleo_2.0, whole genome shotgun sequence genomic window:
- the si:dkey-177p2.6 gene encoding cell division cycle-associated protein 4 isoform X1, which yields MTLSKSTSMLGRGVKRKWSCLEELEVEMLPAAAAEKEKNGEEDGEDEGGLLVGPSKSDMSHLQQRQLVLGLCLEKLQGYQAGMELSLRRSVLLINTLRQIQEDMQSDGVGTSEVLLNGVHPDSCFLREDFREDMPVTCPGCAEGDGDNLSLPLSPELSSHEEDSSADQQKSLPAATVNAFSDAVNTMGYLSDLALDDIFEDIDTSMYETSDLPSAWAAGSLWPVSVSLWTDEDVKMRPPGHASAGSLQSCLMDLNELDHIMEILVKS from the coding sequence GTCGATGTTGGGTCGCGGTGTGAAGCGGAAGTGGAGctgcctggaggagctggaggtcGAGATGCtccctgcagccgctgcagagaaggagaagaatGGCGAGGAGGACGGGGAAGATGAGGGCGGGCTCCTCGTGGGTCCGTCCAAATCGGACATGAGCCACCTGCAGCAGCGTCAGCTGGTGCTCGGCCTCTGCCTGGAGAAGCTGCAGGGCTACCAGGCCGGCATGGAGCTCAGCCTGCGGCGCTCCGTGCTGCTCATCAACACGCTCAGGCAGATCCAGGAGGACATGCAGAGCGACGGGGTGGGAACATCGGAGGTACTCCTCAACGGCGTCCACCCTGACTCCTGCTTTCTCAGGGAAGACTTCAGGGAGGACATGCCGGTCACGTGCCCCGGCTGTGCAGAGGGTGATGGGGACAACCTGTCTCTGCCACTGTCCCCAGAGCTTTCCTCCCACGAGGAGGACAGCTCGGCCGACCAGCAGAAATCACTCCCCGCTGCGACGGTCAACGCTTTCAGTGATGCAGTAAACACCATGGGCTACCTCAGCGACCTCGCCCTGGACGACATCTTTGAGGACATTGACACATCGATGTACGAGACTTCAGATCTGCCTTCTGCCTGGGCGGCGGGCTCCCTGTGGCCCGTCAGCGTGTCGCTTTGGACGGATGAAGACGTTAAAATGCGCCCTCCCGGTCACGCCTCGGCCGGGAGTCTCCAGTCCTGTCTGATGGACCTGAACGAGCTGGACCACATCATGGAGATTCTGGTAAAATCTTGA
- the si:dkey-177p2.6 gene encoding cell division cycle-associated protein 4 isoform X2: protein MLGRGVKRKWSCLEELEVEMLPAAAAEKEKNGEEDGEDEGGLLVGPSKSDMSHLQQRQLVLGLCLEKLQGYQAGMELSLRRSVLLINTLRQIQEDMQSDGVGTSEVLLNGVHPDSCFLREDFREDMPVTCPGCAEGDGDNLSLPLSPELSSHEEDSSADQQKSLPAATVNAFSDAVNTMGYLSDLALDDIFEDIDTSMYETSDLPSAWAAGSLWPVSVSLWTDEDVKMRPPGHASAGSLQSCLMDLNELDHIMEILVKS from the coding sequence ATGTTGGGTCGCGGTGTGAAGCGGAAGTGGAGctgcctggaggagctggaggtcGAGATGCtccctgcagccgctgcagagaaggagaagaatGGCGAGGAGGACGGGGAAGATGAGGGCGGGCTCCTCGTGGGTCCGTCCAAATCGGACATGAGCCACCTGCAGCAGCGTCAGCTGGTGCTCGGCCTCTGCCTGGAGAAGCTGCAGGGCTACCAGGCCGGCATGGAGCTCAGCCTGCGGCGCTCCGTGCTGCTCATCAACACGCTCAGGCAGATCCAGGAGGACATGCAGAGCGACGGGGTGGGAACATCGGAGGTACTCCTCAACGGCGTCCACCCTGACTCCTGCTTTCTCAGGGAAGACTTCAGGGAGGACATGCCGGTCACGTGCCCCGGCTGTGCAGAGGGTGATGGGGACAACCTGTCTCTGCCACTGTCCCCAGAGCTTTCCTCCCACGAGGAGGACAGCTCGGCCGACCAGCAGAAATCACTCCCCGCTGCGACGGTCAACGCTTTCAGTGATGCAGTAAACACCATGGGCTACCTCAGCGACCTCGCCCTGGACGACATCTTTGAGGACATTGACACATCGATGTACGAGACTTCAGATCTGCCTTCTGCCTGGGCGGCGGGCTCCCTGTGGCCCGTCAGCGTGTCGCTTTGGACGGATGAAGACGTTAAAATGCGCCCTCCCGGTCACGCCTCGGCCGGGAGTCTCCAGTCCTGTCTGATGGACCTGAACGAGCTGGACCACATCATGGAGATTCTGGTAAAATCTTGA